Proteins found in one Limnobaculum xujianqingii genomic segment:
- the relB gene encoding type II toxin-antitoxin system RelB family antitoxin produces MATKLLPVRSEPERQEQADSYERWFRDKVESAMNSTKPRIPHKKVIAEMQSRLNAKRKGHNVG; encoded by the coding sequence ATGGCGACAAAATTATTGCCAGTTCGATCTGAGCCTGAACGTCAAGAGCAGGCTGATAGTTACGAGCGTTGGTTTCGCGACAAAGTTGAATCTGCAATGAATAGCACTAAGCCCAGAATTCCTCACAAAAAAGTAATCGCTGAAATGCAGTCGCGTTTAAACGCAAAGCGGAAAGGACATAATGTGGGTTGA
- a CDS encoding type II toxin-antitoxin system RelE/ParE family toxin, producing the protein MWVEWTEEAQEELWTIINYIDDRNSQAALHLYRDIITSAEMLLPYPYMHRQGRILGTREIVVHPNYIVVYRVTSCVEIISVLHARQEYP; encoded by the coding sequence ATGTGGGTTGAATGGACAGAAGAAGCTCAGGAAGAGCTATGGACAATAATTAATTATATCGACGATCGTAATTCTCAGGCAGCCCTTCATCTTTATCGAGATATCATAACTTCAGCAGAAATGTTACTTCCTTACCCCTATATGCATCGTCAGGGGAGAATTTTGGGTACCAGAGAGATAGTGGTTCATCCCAACTATATTGTGGTTTATCGAGTGACCAGTTGTGTTGAAATCATTAGTGTCCTTCACGCCAGGCAAGAATATCCATAG
- the garD gene encoding galactarate dehydratase, with protein sequence MNKDNNLAAPLYIKVDEQDNVAIVVNDNGLPAGTRFGCGLELTEYVPQGHKVALQTIAKDAAIVRYGEIIGYAVHDIPQGSWIEESLVTLPQAPALETLPLSTKVPDALPPLEGYTFEGYRNADGSVGTKNLLGITTSVQCVAGVVDYVVKLIERDLLPKYPNVDGVVGLNHLYGCGVAINAPAAVIPIRTIHNLALNPNFGGEVMVIGLGCEKLQPERLLEGTPDVQTIILTDSPIIRLQDEQHVGFEAMIKEIMSVAEKHLLRLNKRQRETCPASELVVGMQCGGSDAFSGVTANPAVGYASDLLVRCGATVMFSEVTEVRDAIHLLTPRTVTPEVGKDLLREMAWYDNYLNSGETDRSANPSPGNKKGGLANVVEKALGSIAKSGKSAIVEVLSPGQRPTKRGLIYAATPASDFVCGTQQLASGITLQVFTSGRGTPYGLAAVPVIKMSTRSALAKRWFDLVDIDAGTIATGDATIEQVGWELFHLLLDVASGRKKPWSDHWGLHNALAVFNPAPVT encoded by the coding sequence ATGAATAAAGACAACAATCTTGCTGCTCCGCTTTATATTAAAGTCGACGAGCAGGACAATGTGGCGATTGTAGTGAATGATAATGGGCTGCCTGCCGGCACCAGATTTGGCTGTGGTTTAGAGTTAACTGAATATGTCCCTCAGGGACATAAAGTTGCTCTGCAAACCATCGCCAAAGATGCCGCTATTGTGCGCTATGGGGAAATTATTGGTTACGCTGTACACGATATTCCTCAGGGTAGTTGGATTGAAGAGTCGCTGGTGACACTTCCTCAGGCTCCTGCATTAGAAACCCTGCCATTATCCACTAAAGTTCCTGATGCACTTCCTCCATTAGAAGGTTACACCTTTGAAGGCTACCGTAATGCAGATGGAAGTGTCGGCACCAAAAATCTGTTAGGTATTACCACCAGCGTTCAGTGTGTTGCTGGTGTTGTTGACTATGTAGTGAAACTAATCGAACGGGACCTGCTCCCTAAATACCCTAATGTTGACGGCGTTGTTGGCCTGAACCACCTTTATGGTTGCGGGGTTGCGATTAATGCACCAGCGGCAGTTATTCCTATCCGAACGATACATAACCTGGCACTGAACCCGAACTTTGGTGGCGAAGTGATGGTGATCGGTCTGGGTTGTGAAAAGCTCCAGCCAGAAAGATTGCTGGAAGGCACGCCGGACGTACAAACCATCATTCTCACTGATAGTCCTATCATTCGCCTGCAGGATGAGCAGCATGTTGGCTTCGAAGCCATGATCAAAGAGATCATGTCTGTCGCGGAAAAACATCTGCTGCGGCTGAATAAGCGCCAGAGAGAAACTTGCCCGGCTTCAGAGCTGGTGGTGGGTATGCAGTGCGGCGGCAGTGACGCGTTCTCCGGCGTTACCGCCAACCCGGCAGTTGGATATGCCTCCGACCTGCTGGTGCGCTGTGGCGCTACCGTGATGTTCTCTGAAGTTACAGAGGTTCGTGATGCGATCCATTTACTTACGCCTCGTACCGTAACGCCAGAAGTGGGTAAAGACTTATTGCGTGAAATGGCCTGGTACGATAACTACCTGAACAGCGGTGAGACCGACCGTAGCGCCAACCCTTCACCGGGCAATAAGAAAGGCGGTCTGGCTAACGTGGTTGAGAAAGCCTTAGGTTCGATTGCTAAATCAGGTAAAAGCGCCATTGTTGAAGTGCTATCTCCCGGTCAGCGCCCTACTAAACGCGGGCTTATTTATGCTGCAACCCCAGCCAGTGACTTTGTTTGTGGAACCCAGCAGCTAGCTTCTGGTATCACCTTGCAGGTATTCACTTCTGGTCGCGGAACGCCTTACGGTCTGGCTGCGGTACCGGTAATCAAGATGTCCACCCGTAGCGCACTGGCCAAGCGTTGGTTCGATTTGGTGGATATTGATGCAGGTACTATCGCTACCGGTGATGCAACCATTGAGCAAGTTGGTTGGGAACTGTTCCACCTGTTGTTGGATGTTGCCAGCGGACGTAAAAAACCATGGTCAGATCATTGGGGATTACATAATGCGCTGGCGGTGTTTAATCCAGCTCCGGTGACCTGA
- a CDS encoding MFS transporter — MESTKSVTGVGEKPTHVRFWIVVMLFVVTAINYGDRATLSIAGAPMSTSLGLDAIGMGYVFSAFSWAYVLGQLPGGWLLDKFGSKRVYFWSIFIWSTFTLLQGAIGFLSGMWALVLLFSLRFLVGLAESPSFPGNSRIVAAWFPAQERGTAVAIFNSAQYFATVIFAPIMGWLTHTLGWQFVFYFMGGLGIVVSFIWLKVIYNPKEHPSINQGEIDHIERGGALTNMDQQSAKKDGGPKLHYIKQLLSSRMLVGIYIGQYCINALTYFFITWFPVYLVQARGMSILKAGFVASVPALCGFAGGILGGIISDYLMKKTGSITLARKLPIVLGMLLSISMIFCNYVESEMMVVGFMALAFFGKGIGALGWAVMADTAPKEISGLSGGLFNMCGNISGIVTPIAIGYIVHTTGSFNGALVYVGIHAAIAIVSYLFVVGKIQRIELKV; from the coding sequence ATGGAGTCTACAAAGTCGGTGACAGGGGTAGGGGAAAAACCCACTCACGTTCGCTTTTGGATCGTTGTTATGCTGTTTGTGGTCACCGCAATTAACTATGGCGATCGCGCAACCTTATCGATCGCTGGTGCCCCAATGTCTACCTCACTGGGGCTGGATGCTATCGGCATGGGATATGTGTTCTCTGCATTCTCATGGGCCTATGTACTGGGCCAATTACCGGGCGGCTGGTTACTGGATAAGTTTGGTTCTAAACGCGTTTATTTCTGGAGTATCTTTATTTGGTCAACCTTCACGCTATTACAGGGCGCTATTGGATTCCTGAGCGGTATGTGGGCACTGGTATTACTCTTCTCATTGCGTTTTCTGGTTGGTTTAGCTGAATCCCCATCATTCCCGGGTAACAGTCGAATAGTTGCTGCGTGGTTCCCGGCACAAGAACGTGGTACCGCAGTTGCTATCTTTAACTCGGCGCAATATTTCGCAACGGTAATCTTTGCTCCAATCATGGGCTGGCTGACTCATACTTTAGGCTGGCAGTTTGTGTTCTACTTCATGGGTGGTCTGGGTATCGTCGTTAGCTTTATCTGGCTAAAAGTGATCTACAACCCGAAAGAGCACCCAAGCATCAACCAGGGTGAAATCGACCATATCGAACGTGGTGGTGCGCTGACCAATATGGATCAGCAGAGCGCTAAGAAAGATGGCGGCCCTAAACTTCACTACATCAAACAACTATTAAGTTCACGTATGCTGGTGGGTATTTATATCGGTCAGTATTGTATCAACGCATTAACTTACTTCTTTATTACCTGGTTCCCGGTTTATCTGGTCCAGGCTCGCGGTATGTCCATTCTGAAAGCCGGTTTCGTAGCGTCTGTTCCAGCGCTATGTGGTTTTGCCGGTGGTATTCTGGGCGGCATTATCTCTGACTATCTGATGAAGAAGACAGGCTCCATTACGCTGGCAAGAAAACTACCAATCGTACTGGGTATGCTGTTATCTATCTCAATGATCTTCTGTAACTATGTTGAATCTGAAATGATGGTAGTTGGCTTTATGGCACTGGCATTCTTCGGTAAAGGTATTGGTGCATTAGGTTGGGCAGTTATGGCAGATACCGCACCTAAAGAGATCAGTGGCCTGAGCGGCGGTCTGTTCAATATGTGCGGCAACATCTCCGGTATCGTAACGCCAATTGCTATCGGCTACATCGTACACACTACCGGCTCATTCAACGGTGCTCTGGTTTACGTTGGTATCCATGCGGCAATCGCTATTGTCAGCTATCTGTTTGTGGTTGGTAAGATTCAGCGTATTGAACTGAAAGTGTAA
- a CDS encoding enolase C-terminal domain-like protein, producing the protein MHMQDTPKIVSMRVVPVAGHDSMLMNIGGAHGAYFTRNIVIIKDNADHTGVGEAPGGEVIYNTLVEAIPHVEGQSVAILNRLVDKMHQGNLNSDYDTFGKGAWTFELRVNAVAAVEAALLDLMGQHLGVPVAELLGPGKQRDEVTVLGYLFYIGDSEQTDLPYLAPEIGKHDWYRLRHQKAMDTASVVELAAAAKDRYGFKDFKMKGGVLAGETEIETVTALAKTFPDARITLDPNGAWSLDEAIRLCKGMDHVLTYAEDPCGAENSYSGREIMAEFRRATGLPTATNMVATNWREMCHSIMLQAVDIPLADPHFWTLTGASRIAQMCNEWGLTWGCHSNNHFDISLAMFTHVGAAAPGNPTALDTHWIWQEGQHLTKEPMQIVNGKIALSDKPGLGIELDMDQIEKAHELHKKMPSGARNDAMAMQYLIPGWTFDKKRPAMVR; encoded by the coding sequence ATGCATATGCAAGATACACCAAAAATTGTTTCCATGCGGGTTGTTCCGGTTGCCGGTCATGACAGCATGTTGATGAATATCGGTGGTGCTCATGGCGCTTACTTCACTCGCAATATTGTGATTATTAAAGACAACGCCGATCATACTGGCGTAGGTGAAGCCCCCGGTGGTGAAGTAATTTATAACACGCTGGTGGAGGCTATCCCTCACGTGGAAGGTCAGTCGGTAGCAATTCTTAATCGACTGGTCGATAAAATGCACCAGGGCAATTTGAATTCAGATTATGACACCTTTGGCAAAGGCGCATGGACCTTCGAATTACGGGTCAATGCGGTAGCTGCTGTAGAAGCAGCACTACTGGATTTGATGGGCCAACATCTTGGCGTTCCGGTTGCGGAATTGCTGGGGCCAGGCAAGCAGCGTGATGAAGTTACCGTGCTGGGTTATCTGTTCTACATCGGCGATAGCGAACAAACCGATCTGCCTTATCTGGCACCAGAAATCGGTAAGCATGACTGGTATCGTCTGCGTCATCAAAAGGCTATGGATACCGCATCAGTGGTGGAACTGGCTGCTGCCGCTAAAGACCGCTATGGCTTCAAAGATTTTAAAATGAAAGGTGGTGTGCTGGCAGGTGAAACGGAAATTGAAACGGTCACTGCGTTAGCCAAAACTTTTCCGGATGCACGAATCACATTAGATCCTAATGGTGCCTGGTCACTGGATGAGGCTATCCGCTTATGTAAAGGTATGGACCATGTTCTTACCTATGCGGAAGACCCTTGTGGTGCCGAAAATAGTTATTCTGGTCGCGAAATCATGGCTGAGTTTCGTCGGGCAACCGGATTACCGACGGCAACTAATATGGTAGCGACTAACTGGCGTGAAATGTGTCACTCCATCATGTTACAGGCGGTAGATATTCCGTTGGCAGATCCACATTTTTGGACATTAACTGGTGCTTCCCGCATTGCTCAAATGTGTAACGAATGGGGTCTAACCTGGGGTTGCCACTCTAACAATCACTTTGATATTTCACTGGCGATGTTTACCCACGTAGGTGCTGCGGCACCGGGTAACCCAACCGCACTGGATACCCACTGGATCTGGCAGGAAGGCCAGCATCTGACCAAAGAGCCAATGCAAATCGTTAACGGCAAAATTGCCCTGAGCGATAAGCCCGGTTTAGGTATCGAGCTGGATATGGATCAGATAGAGAAAGCCCATGAACTGCATAAAAAAATGCCATCCGGTGCACGTAATGATGCCATGGCGATGCAGTATCTGATCCCGGGATGGACCTTTGATAAAAAACGTCCGGCAATGGTGCGTTAA
- the gudD gene encoding glucarate dehydratase yields the protein MSSSASPIITEMQVIPVAGHDSMLLNLSGAHAPYFTRNIVIMKDNAGNTGVGEVPGGEKIRQTLEDAKPLIIGKTLGEYKNVMNAVRAQFSDRDSGGRGTQTFDLRTTIHVVTAVEAAMLDLLGQHLGVTVASLLGDGQQRDEVEMLGYLFYIGDRKKTDLPYQSQPDDKCDWYRLRHEEALTPDSVVRLAETAYEKYGFNDFKLKGGVLAGEEEAESIIALSKRFPQARITLDPNGAWSLDEAIRIGKYLRGYLAYAEDPCGAEAGYSGREIMAEFRRATGLLTATNMIATDWRQMGHTIQLHSVDIPLADPHFWTMQGSVRVAQMCHEWGLTWGSHSNNHFDISLAMFTQVAAAAPGKITAIDTHWIWQEGNQRITKEPLQIKGGMVQVPKKPGLGVEIDMDQVFKAHELYKNMGLGARDDAMGMQYLVPNWTFDNKRPCLVR from the coding sequence ATGAGTTCTTCAGCATCCCCAATTATTACCGAAATGCAGGTGATCCCGGTTGCCGGACACGACAGCATGTTGTTAAACCTTAGTGGTGCTCATGCGCCTTACTTCACACGTAATATTGTTATTATGAAAGACAATGCCGGTAATACCGGTGTAGGTGAAGTTCCGGGTGGAGAGAAGATCCGCCAGACGCTGGAAGATGCTAAGCCATTAATCATCGGTAAAACTCTGGGTGAATATAAAAATGTCATGAACGCCGTTCGTGCACAGTTCTCCGACAGAGATTCCGGTGGTCGGGGTACTCAGACATTTGACCTGCGCACCACTATTCACGTAGTAACCGCGGTGGAAGCGGCAATGCTTGACCTGCTGGGACAGCATTTAGGGGTAACCGTTGCTTCTTTACTGGGTGATGGTCAACAGCGTGATGAAGTGGAAATGCTGGGCTATCTGTTCTACATCGGCGACCGCAAGAAAACCGATCTGCCTTATCAAAGCCAGCCGGATGACAAATGCGATTGGTATCGCCTGCGTCATGAAGAAGCGTTAACACCGGACAGCGTAGTGCGTCTGGCGGAAACCGCTTATGAAAAGTATGGTTTCAATGACTTTAAATTAAAAGGCGGCGTACTGGCAGGAGAAGAAGAGGCTGAGTCTATCATTGCTCTGTCTAAACGTTTCCCACAGGCGCGTATCACGCTGGACCCTAACGGTGCCTGGTCGCTGGATGAAGCAATTCGGATTGGTAAATACCTGCGTGGTTATCTGGCTTATGCGGAAGATCCATGTGGTGCGGAAGCGGGCTATTCTGGTCGTGAAATCATGGCTGAATTCCGTCGCGCGACGGGCCTGCTAACAGCAACCAATATGATTGCCACCGACTGGCGTCAAATGGGGCATACCATTCAGCTTCATTCGGTGGACATTCCACTGGCTGACCCACATTTCTGGACTATGCAAGGTTCGGTTCGCGTAGCGCAAATGTGCCACGAATGGGGCCTGACCTGGGGTTCTCACTCCAATAACCACTTTGATATTTCACTGGCGATGTTTACTCAGGTTGCCGCTGCGGCACCGGGTAAAATCACCGCTATTGATACTCACTGGATCTGGCAGGAAGGTAATCAGCGCATCACCAAAGAGCCACTGCAAATTAAAGGCGGCATGGTACAGGTGCCGAAGAAACCGGGTCTGGGTGTTGAGATCGATATGGATCAGGTATTTAAAGCCCATGAGCTGTATAAAAACATGGGACTGGGTGCCCGTGATGATGCAATGGGTATGCAGTATCTGGTTCCAAACTGGACCTTTGATAACAAGCGTCCTTGTCTGGTTCGTTAA
- the garL gene encoding 2-dehydro-3-deoxyglucarate aldolase yields the protein MSKSTVVNQFRQDLLGGKTLIGCWASLASPITTEVLGYAGFDWLLLDGEHAPNDVTTFIPQLMALKGSDSAAIVRPQSNDPVTIKRLLDIGFHNLLIPFVESEEEALQAVASTRYPPQGIRGVSVSHRSNCYGTVTDYFSKINDNISVMVQIESQQGVDNLDAIAAVDGVDCIFVGPSDLSAALGYLGQAGHPEVQKTIRHIFDRAKAHGKACGILAPVEADARRYLEWGATFVAVGSDLGVFRTATQALKDKYK from the coding sequence ATGTCTAAATCTACCGTTGTTAACCAATTTCGTCAGGATCTCCTGGGTGGTAAAACATTAATTGGTTGCTGGGCTTCACTTGCCAGTCCGATTACTACCGAGGTTCTGGGCTACGCCGGTTTTGACTGGCTGCTGCTGGACGGCGAACATGCACCAAACGACGTAACTACTTTTATTCCTCAACTGATGGCGTTAAAAGGCAGCGATAGCGCAGCCATTGTACGCCCTCAGTCGAACGATCCGGTCACCATTAAGCGTTTACTGGATATTGGTTTCCATAACCTGCTGATCCCATTTGTTGAGTCTGAAGAAGAAGCACTACAGGCAGTCGCTTCCACCCGCTATCCACCACAGGGTATTCGTGGCGTGTCGGTATCTCATCGCAGCAACTGTTATGGCACCGTAACTGATTACTTCAGCAAGATTAACGACAATATCAGCGTGATGGTTCAAATCGAAAGCCAGCAAGGCGTAGATAATCTGGATGCGATTGCTGCGGTAGATGGCGTGGACTGCATATTTGTGGGACCAAGCGATCTGTCGGCTGCGCTGGGCTATTTAGGTCAGGCAGGACATCCGGAAGTGCAAAAAACTATCCGTCATATTTTTGACCGTGCAAAAGCGCATGGTAAAGCCTGCGGCATTCTGGCTCCGGTTGAAGCAGATGCGCGTCGCTACCTTGAATGGGGCGCAACGTTTGTTGCCGTTGGCAGCGATCTTGGCGTTTTCCGTACTGCCACTCAGGCACTGAAAGACAAATATAAGTAA
- the garR gene encoding 2-hydroxy-3-oxopropionate reductase, translated as MKIGFIGLGIMGKPMSKNLLKAGYSLVVMDRNADSIAEVVAAGAASAATPKAVAEQSDVIITMLPNSPQVKEVVLGENGVIEGAKKGAIVIDMSSIAPLASREICAALAEKGVEMLDAPVSGGEPKAIDGTLSVMVGGNKAIFDSCFDIMKSMAGSVVHTGDIGAGNVTKLANQVIVALNIAAMSEALVLATKAGVNPDLVYQAIRGGLAGSTVLDAKAPMVMDRNFKPGFRIDLHIKDLANALDTSHGVGAQLPLTAAVMEMMQALKADDMGTSDHCALARYYEKLAKVEVTR; from the coding sequence ATGAAAATCGGTTTTATTGGCTTAGGGATTATGGGCAAACCAATGAGCAAAAATCTGTTGAAAGCAGGTTACTCATTAGTGGTAATGGATCGCAATGCGGATTCAATTGCTGAAGTGGTTGCTGCCGGTGCGGCCTCTGCGGCAACGCCAAAGGCGGTAGCAGAGCAAAGTGATGTGATCATTACCATGCTGCCAAACTCACCGCAGGTAAAAGAGGTTGTTCTGGGAGAGAACGGCGTTATTGAAGGTGCGAAAAAAGGCGCTATTGTCATTGATATGAGCTCTATCGCTCCTCTGGCCAGCCGTGAAATCTGTGCAGCGCTGGCTGAGAAAGGCGTAGAAATGCTGGATGCGCCAGTGAGTGGCGGTGAGCCAAAAGCCATTGATGGCACTCTGTCCGTCATGGTTGGTGGTAATAAAGCAATTTTTGATAGCTGCTTTGACATTATGAAATCGATGGCAGGCTCTGTGGTTCATACTGGCGATATTGGTGCCGGTAACGTGACCAAACTGGCTAATCAGGTGATTGTTGCGCTGAATATTGCGGCTATGTCTGAAGCGCTGGTACTGGCTACCAAAGCGGGAGTTAATCCGGATCTGGTGTATCAGGCCATTCGTGGTGGATTAGCGGGCAGCACTGTACTGGATGCCAAAGCACCGATGGTAATGGATCGTAACTTTAAGCCTGGTTTCCGTATCGATCTGCATATTAAAGATCTGGCGAACGCGCTGGATACATCACACGGTGTTGGTGCTCAACTGCCACTGACTGCGGCAGTGATGGAAATGATGCAAGCACTGAAAGCTGATGATATGGGAACTTCTGACCACTGTGCTTTAGCCCGTTACTATGAGAAGTTGGCTAAAGTTGAAGTTACCCGGTAA
- a CDS encoding glycerate kinase, producing MKIVIAPDSYKESLSALDVATQIEAGFREIFPQAEYVKLPVADGGEGTVEAMVAATSGKVLTVDVTDPLGERGSAFLGLSGDERYAIIEMAAASGLERVPASQRNPMITTSFGTGELIVEALNSGVKHCIIGIGGSATNDGGSGMVQALGAKLLDENGQQIGFGGAELARLHRIDVSQMDKRIANCRFEVACDVTNPLTGTQGASAIFGPQKGATPEMIEQLDANLLHYAKIIQRDLGLDVNDVPGAGAAGGMGAALLAFLGAELRPGIDIVTEAVGLDAVVREADLVITGEGRIDSQTVNGKVPIGVARVAKRYHKPVIAIAGSLSSDVDIVYQHGLDAAFSVLYKISSLDEALAQAADNVRMTARNVAMVYHLGLSAK from the coding sequence ATGAAAATAGTCATCGCACCGGATTCCTACAAAGAAAGTCTGAGCGCACTGGACGTTGCGACCCAGATTGAAGCTGGATTTCGTGAGATTTTCCCACAGGCCGAGTATGTAAAATTACCGGTTGCCGATGGGGGCGAAGGAACAGTAGAAGCGATGGTAGCCGCGACATCAGGAAAAGTTCTTACAGTAGATGTGACCGATCCATTAGGTGAACGAGGCTCTGCTTTTTTAGGACTATCCGGTGACGAGCGCTATGCCATTATTGAGATGGCGGCAGCCAGTGGACTTGAGCGAGTTCCAGCCAGTCAGCGTAATCCAATGATAACCACCTCTTTTGGAACGGGTGAGTTGATTGTTGAAGCCCTTAACAGCGGTGTAAAACACTGCATTATCGGTATTGGTGGCAGCGCTACTAATGACGGTGGTTCAGGGATGGTTCAGGCACTGGGTGCTAAATTGCTTGATGAGAACGGCCAACAAATTGGATTTGGTGGTGCAGAGCTTGCCCGCTTACATCGTATTGATGTTAGCCAGATGGATAAGCGTATTGCCAACTGTCGGTTTGAAGTTGCTTGTGATGTAACTAATCCATTAACCGGTACTCAAGGCGCTTCAGCGATATTTGGTCCACAGAAAGGCGCAACGCCAGAGATGATCGAACAGCTGGATGCTAACCTGCTTCACTACGCAAAAATTATTCAGCGCGATCTCGGGCTGGATGTGAATGATGTTCCGGGAGCAGGCGCTGCGGGCGGTATGGGGGCTGCTTTACTGGCTTTCCTTGGTGCCGAACTGCGTCCGGGGATTGATATTGTTACCGAAGCCGTTGGGTTGGATGCGGTGGTTAGGGAAGCGGATCTGGTGATTACCGGTGAAGGCCGGATTGATAGCCAAACGGTTAACGGCAAAGTCCCTATTGGGGTAGCCAGAGTGGCTAAACGTTATCATAAACCCGTGATTGCTATTGCAGGCAGCCTGAGTAGCGATGTGGATATTGTCTATCAACACGGTCTGGATGCGGCATTTAGCGTGCTGTATAAAATCAGTTCGTTGGATGAAGCGCTGGCTCAGGCGGCGGATAATGTCAGGATGACAGCCAGGAATGTGGCGATGGTGTATCACCTGGGATTGTCTGCAAAATAA
- the emrB gene encoding multidrug efflux MFS transporter permease subunit EmrB — MNNAPLKPLEGAQLGWITLALALATFMQVLDSTIANVAIPTISGDLGSSLSQGTWVITSFGVANAISIPLTGWFAKRVGEVRLFMASITLFVVASWLCGMSHSLEMLIISRVIQGLVAGPIMPLSQSLLLNNYPPLKRSMALALWSMTVTVAPIFGPILGGWISDNYHWGWIFYINVPVGIAVVIITWGILKDRETPTEIRPIDTVGLVLLVVGIGCFQMLLDRGKELDWFHSTEIIVLSVVAVVAITFLIIWELTDDHPIVDLSLFKSRNFTIGCLCISLAFMLYIGSIVLQPQLLQVVYGYTATWAGLAAAPIGLIPLLLAPIIGKYGPKIDLRRLVTFSFIVYAGCFYWRAYTFEPAMDFAAVAWPQFVQGFAIACFFMPLTTITLSDVEPSKIAAASSLSNFLRTLAGSVGTSITTTSWTQREALHHTRLTEAINPHNPLSLQTYESMGKMGMSPEQINAYLNNQITNQGLIISANEIFWLFGGIFLLLLVFVWFAKPPFIIGGGAAHRSAEH; from the coding sequence ATGAATAACGCACCGCTAAAGCCCCTTGAAGGGGCTCAATTAGGTTGGATCACACTGGCTCTGGCACTGGCTACATTTATGCAGGTGTTGGATTCAACCATCGCCAACGTGGCTATTCCAACTATTTCTGGCGATCTGGGCTCATCCCTTTCTCAGGGTACATGGGTTATCACCTCTTTTGGTGTAGCTAACGCTATCTCCATTCCATTAACCGGTTGGTTTGCTAAACGCGTCGGTGAAGTTCGCCTGTTTATGGCTTCCATTACGCTGTTTGTGGTAGCTTCATGGCTATGCGGAATGTCACACAGCCTGGAGATGCTTATTATTTCCCGGGTTATTCAGGGGCTGGTGGCCGGGCCGATTATGCCACTGTCGCAAAGCCTGCTGCTAAATAACTATCCTCCGCTCAAGCGCAGTATGGCGCTGGCTCTCTGGTCAATGACGGTAACGGTAGCACCTATTTTTGGGCCAATACTGGGAGGCTGGATTAGCGATAACTACCACTGGGGATGGATTTTCTATATTAACGTTCCGGTCGGTATCGCTGTGGTTATCATTACCTGGGGTATCTTAAAAGATCGGGAAACACCAACGGAAATCCGACCTATTGATACTGTTGGGCTGGTATTGCTGGTGGTAGGGATTGGCTGCTTCCAGATGCTGCTTGACCGGGGCAAAGAGCTGGACTGGTTCCACTCAACTGAAATCATCGTGTTATCAGTGGTAGCCGTTGTGGCGATCACCTTCCTGATTATTTGGGAGCTAACCGACGACCACCCGATAGTGGATTTATCGCTGTTTAAATCGAGAAACTTCACCATAGGGTGCCTGTGTATCAGTCTGGCATTTATGCTTTATATCGGTTCAATTGTGTTACAGCCACAGCTATTGCAAGTGGTATATGGTTATACCGCCACCTGGGCAGGCCTGGCAGCTGCACCAATTGGATTAATTCCGCTATTATTAGCGCCGATCATCGGTAAATATGGTCCTAAAATCGATTTACGTCGACTGGTTACCTTTAGCTTTATTGTGTATGCCGGTTGCTTCTACTGGCGTGCCTATACCTTTGAACCAGCAATGGACTTTGCCGCCGTGGCCTGGCCGCAGTTTGTACAGGGCTTTGCCATTGCCTGCTTCTTTATGCCGTTGACGACCATTACGCTTTCCGATGTGGAACCATCAAAAATCGCAGCAGCGTCCAGTCTGTCTAACTTTTTACGTACGCTGGCAGGTTCGGTAGGTACATCCATTACTACCACTTCCTGGACTCAAAGGGAGGCGTTGCATCATACCCGTTTAACTGAGGCCATTAACCCGCATAATCCGCTATCACTGCAGACCTATGAATCTATGGGGAAAATGGGTATGTCGCCGGAACAGATTAACGCTTATCTCAACAATCAGATAACCAATCAGGGGCTAATCATTTCTGCCAATGAGATCTTCTGGCTGTTTGGTGGAATCTTCCTGCTGTTACTGGTATTTGTCTGGTTTGCTAAACCGCCGTTTATTATTGGTGGCGGAGCTGCGCATCGGAGTGCTGAGCATTAA